A window from Desulfobacterales bacterium encodes these proteins:
- a CDS encoding ferredoxin encodes MGKKVIIDTEECIGCESCVELCPEVFAFNEAEEKAEVILPEGGPEDCIQESVETCPVECIRWEES; translated from the coding sequence ATGGGCAAAAAAGTGATTATCGACACGGAGGAATGCATTGGCTGCGAAAGCTGCGTGGAACTTTGTCCCGAAGTCTTCGCATTTAACGAAGCCGAAGAAAAAGCGGAAGTGATTCTGCCTGAAGGCGGCCCTGAAGATTGTATCCAGGAGTCCGTTGAAACCTGCCCGGTAGAATGTATCCGCTGGGAAGAAAGCTGA
- a CDS encoding CoA pyrophosphatase: MDLNRMQQLLTDKTAFIQHATEALQNYSRKKSIFPAGILNSRTTAAVLCLLGFYRKGKRNAPQPCFVFNKRSIKVRQAGDLCFPGGRMMPRSDFYFSLGLRLPFSPLSRWPCWRWWQKHRPQEARRLSLLLTAGLREGLEEMRLNPLGVRFLGPLPSQRLEMFQREIYPMAAWIERRQHFFPNREVEKIVTMPIRSFLDPAHYAACRISFSAGREQQAARAREVFPCFCFPDESEQEILWGATYRMVMNFLELVFDFRPPPLDSLPVVTKRIGEEYINRNP, translated from the coding sequence ATGGACTTAAATCGAATGCAGCAGTTGCTGACAGACAAAACAGCATTTATTCAACATGCTACCGAAGCACTCCAGAACTACAGCCGCAAGAAGTCGATTTTTCCCGCCGGCATTCTAAATTCGAGAACCACAGCGGCGGTATTGTGCCTGCTTGGCTTTTACCGGAAAGGAAAACGGAACGCGCCGCAGCCCTGTTTTGTATTTAACAAACGATCGATAAAGGTTCGTCAGGCCGGTGATCTTTGTTTTCCAGGCGGCCGAATGATGCCGCGCAGTGATTTTTATTTTTCGTTGGGGCTAAGATTGCCTTTTTCCCCCCTTTCCCGATGGCCTTGCTGGCGCTGGTGGCAAAAGCATCGTCCGCAGGAGGCCCGGCGTCTGTCGCTGCTTTTAACCGCCGGCCTGCGGGAGGGCCTGGAAGAAATGAGGCTGAATCCTCTGGGTGTTCGGTTTTTAGGTCCGTTACCGTCCCAGCGCCTGGAGATGTTTCAGCGCGAGATATATCCCATGGCCGCCTGGATAGAGCGGCGGCAGCATTTTTTCCCGAACCGGGAAGTTGAAAAAATTGTAACCATGCCCATCCGTAGTTTTTTAGACCCGGCGCACTATGCCGCTTGCCGCATCAGTTTCAGTGCCGGCCGGGAACAGCAAGCGGCCCGCGCCCGTGAGGTTTTCCCCTGCTTTTGTTTCCCGGACGAATCGGAGCAAGAAATCCTGTGGGGCGCCACCTACCGCATGGTGATGAATTTTCTTGAGCTGGTCTTTGATTTCAGGCCGCCGCCGCTGGATTCTTTGCCGGTTGTCACCAAGCGCATCGGCGAGGAATATATTAATAGGAATCCATAA
- a CDS encoding PP2C family protein-serine/threonine phosphatase, with protein sequence MTILLKWFFRLPASRLSRRIGLWVFISVIVIETIIFIPSYMNRKKDLLAQIKDSSSTEVALIMKITPQQVSDETLLHQLEALNRHHSIIGGTLYRPDGGIAGSFGEKPELLLTQVYSNNVTTRLNHDGSRYDLAHRAMRPAGNYYLIVRNDASHIQTDLFSFFLRISGLVIIISLFVTIGAWLTLGTLVVTPILKLRKDLVSAGEAISKDLQPPDFFSSAISRRDELGDVIDAFRLMCRQITDAVNRRKRAEEYLQRSFHQVEAYSRVMDNELKKGRKIQQNFLPSELPHIPGWESAAYFKPARQVAGDFYDVFTLPGNGVGIVIADVCDKGVGAALFMALFRSLIRIFSEQAARKEWSRKDSKIAPGADASSASAAVENPAHISALSSVALTNNYIATHHGDLAMFATLFFGVLDPDTGVLNYISGGHDPLPVVGPKGGVKTILRATGPAVGVEPEMKFDIRQARLSPGDILVGYTDGVTEAIGKNDEFYTFKQLLKLLDDPMPSAADLTKQIAAGVSAHTADTDQHDDITLLVLRRLH encoded by the coding sequence ATGACAATCCTTTTAAAATGGTTTTTCAGGCTTCCCGCATCGCGCCTGTCACGCCGCATCGGCCTGTGGGTTTTTATCAGTGTCATCGTTATTGAAACGATTATCTTTATCCCTTCTTACATGAACCGCAAAAAAGACCTGCTGGCACAGATTAAAGACAGTTCATCCACAGAAGTCGCGCTGATCATGAAAATCACACCGCAGCAGGTATCGGATGAAACGCTTTTGCATCAGCTGGAAGCGTTAAATCGCCATCATTCGATTATCGGTGGGACGCTGTATCGTCCCGATGGCGGGATTGCCGGGTCGTTTGGAGAAAAGCCCGAGCTGCTGCTGACCCAGGTCTATTCCAACAATGTCACTACCCGGTTGAATCACGACGGTTCTCGATACGATCTGGCCCATCGGGCAATGCGGCCAGCCGGCAATTATTATTTGATAGTCCGCAACGACGCTTCCCACATCCAAACGGATTTATTTAGTTTCTTTTTGCGCATTTCGGGTCTGGTGATCATCATCTCGCTTTTCGTTACAATTGGGGCCTGGCTCACCCTGGGAACGCTTGTGGTAACCCCGATTCTGAAGCTGCGCAAGGACCTTGTCAGCGCCGGAGAAGCCATCAGCAAAGACCTGCAGCCGCCTGATTTTTTTTCGTCCGCCATCAGTCGCCGGGACGAGCTGGGTGACGTCATCGACGCCTTCCGGCTGATGTGCCGGCAAATTACAGATGCCGTCAACCGGCGCAAACGCGCTGAAGAATATCTGCAGCGGAGTTTTCATCAAGTTGAAGCCTATTCCAGGGTGATGGACAATGAATTAAAAAAAGGCCGAAAAATTCAACAAAACTTTCTGCCGTCGGAGCTGCCGCACATACCAGGGTGGGAAAGTGCGGCCTATTTCAAGCCGGCCCGTCAGGTGGCCGGTGATTTTTACGATGTTTTTACGCTGCCGGGAAATGGCGTGGGAATCGTCATTGCCGATGTATGCGACAAGGGGGTGGGTGCTGCCCTTTTCATGGCCCTTTTTCGCAGCCTGATACGGATTTTTTCTGAACAGGCCGCCCGGAAGGAATGGTCCCGAAAGGATAGCAAAATAGCTCCCGGAGCCGATGCCTCATCAGCATCAGCAGCTGTTGAAAACCCCGCCCATATCAGCGCGCTATCATCCGTGGCCCTGACCAACAATTATATCGCGACGCACCACGGCGACCTGGCCATGTTCGCGACCCTGTTTTTCGGTGTGCTGGACCCCGATACCGGCGTGCTGAATTACATCAGCGGTGGACACGACCCCCTTCCCGTCGTCGGGCCGAAAGGCGGTGTAAAAACGATTCTAAGGGCCACCGGTCCGGCTGTCGGCGTGGAGCCGGAGATGAAATTCGACATCCGGCAGGCCCGCTTGTCTCCGGGAGACATACTGGTGGGCTATACCGACGGCGTAACGGAAGCCATCGGTAAGAACGACGAGTTTTATACGTTTAAGCAATTACTGAAACTCCTGGACGACCCGATGCCCTCGGCCGCGGATCTGACAAAACAAATTGCCGCCGGCGTAAGCGCCCACACCGCTGACACGGATCAGCATGATGATATCACCCTGCTGGTCCTGCGGCGGCTCCATTAA
- a CDS encoding alpha/beta fold hydrolase, whose amino-acid sequence MADRQLDFLEVNPQSKPIAAVIWLHGLGVDGHDFEPIVPELQLPDSLPIRFVFPHAPKRAVSINFNMIMPAWFDILDIAGPHKVNVDDILESSRQLAELIQSEIRRGLPSDRIILAGFSQGGTIALHTGLRYDKKLAGIMALSTYLPTADQLADERSQANRDIPIFLAHGTSDPLIGIENAVRTRKALSRLGYTIRWQEYPVAHTVCHEEIQDIRAWLLDILG is encoded by the coding sequence ATGGCTGACAGACAACTTGATTTTCTCGAGGTAAACCCGCAATCAAAACCCATTGCCGCAGTTATCTGGCTGCACGGTTTAGGCGTTGACGGCCATGATTTTGAACCCATCGTGCCGGAGCTGCAGCTTCCGGATTCATTGCCGATCCGGTTTGTTTTTCCCCACGCCCCCAAACGGGCCGTCAGCATTAACTTTAACATGATCATGCCGGCCTGGTTCGACATTCTGGATATTGCCGGCCCCCATAAAGTCAATGTCGATGATATCCTTGAATCCTCCCGGCAGCTGGCGGAACTGATACAATCTGAAATCCGACGCGGTCTGCCGTCGGACCGGATCATTCTGGCCGGATTTTCACAAGGCGGCACCATCGCGCTCCATACCGGTCTGCGCTATGATAAAAAGCTGGCCGGAATCATGGCGCTGTCAACGTATCTTCCCACCGCCGATCAACTGGCGGATGAACGCAGCCAGGCCAACCGGGATATCCCCATTTTCTTGGCCCATGGCACCAGCGACCCGCTGATCGGAATTGAAAATGCCGTCCGTACCCGGAAAGCTTTAAGCCGTCTGGGGTATACCATTCGCTGGCAGGAATATCCGGTGGCGCACACGGTCTGCCATGAGGAAATCCAGGATATCCGCGCATGGCTCCTGGATATTCTGGGATAG